A DNA window from Microcystis aeruginosa NIES-843 contains the following coding sequences:
- a CDS encoding sirohydrochlorin chelatase, producing the protein MAVTRLAALVQEKISQPAERLASKSEFSPSIAVLEADNRVLVGTAALELAITPLHQEIEAFAQQAQSQGCNRLQIIPLFLLSGVHVKEDIPAAVAKVRSPIELELKPHLGSYQGIKSLLSRQFADLSPQDRILLSHGSRRPGGNREVENLAAFSGAITAYWSIEPSLSQQIESLIAQGSPTIAILPYFLFTGAITDAIEAQVFELSQKHPNVNISLGKSLGATGELAEIIVEEGCG; encoded by the coding sequence ATGGCGGTGACACGATTAGCAGCCTTAGTTCAAGAAAAAATCAGTCAACCCGCCGAAAGATTGGCGAGTAAATCGGAGTTTAGCCCATCTATAGCGGTTCTAGAAGCAGATAATCGGGTATTAGTGGGGACTGCCGCCCTAGAATTAGCGATAACACCTCTCCATCAAGAAATAGAAGCTTTTGCCCAACAAGCACAAAGCCAAGGATGTAACCGGTTGCAGATTATCCCCCTGTTTCTCCTGTCGGGGGTTCACGTTAAAGAAGATATTCCCGCGGCCGTGGCCAAAGTGCGATCGCCGATTGAGCTAGAGTTAAAGCCCCATTTAGGCAGTTATCAGGGCATAAAATCGCTGTTATCCCGACAATTTGCTGATTTAAGCCCCCAAGACCGCATTTTACTGTCCCACGGTAGTCGTCGCCCCGGGGGTAATCGGGAAGTGGAAAATCTAGCGGCGTTTTCTGGAGCAATTACAGCTTATTGGTCGATAGAACCGAGTTTATCCCAACAAATCGAGAGTTTAATTGCTCAAGGTAGCCCAACAATTGCTATACTGCCCTATTTCCTCTTTACTGGTGCAATTACGGACGCGATCGAAGCCCAAGTTTTTGAACTATCACAAAAGCATCCAAATGTCAATATATCTTTAGGTAAATCTTTGGGGGCGACGGGGGAATTAGCCGAGATTATTGTTGAGGAAGGATGTGGATGA
- the folK gene encoding 2-amino-4-hydroxy-6-hydroxymethyldihydropteridine diphosphokinase → MKRAAIALGGNLGDSATILGQALGELERVKGITLEAHSQWYQTAAVGPPQPDYLNGCAIVQVDLSPLDLLHKLLEIEQLFGRVRRERWGPRTLDLDLIFYDDLILETPELKIPHPRCRERAFVLLPLAEIAPDWRDPVTGKTILQLLGQLGLAE, encoded by the coding sequence ATGAAGCGGGCGGCGATCGCTTTAGGCGGTAATTTAGGGGATTCAGCGACAATTTTAGGGCAAGCTTTAGGGGAATTAGAGCGAGTCAAAGGAATTACACTAGAAGCTCATTCCCAATGGTATCAAACCGCAGCCGTCGGCCCTCCTCAGCCCGATTATCTCAACGGTTGCGCCATTGTGCAAGTGGACTTATCTCCCTTAGATTTACTGCATAAATTGTTAGAAATCGAGCAGTTATTCGGGAGAGTCCGACGGGAAAGATGGGGACCGCGTACCCTCGATTTAGACTTAATATTTTATGATGACCTGATCTTAGAAACGCCCGAATTAAAGATACCCCATCCCCGCTGCCGAGAACGGGCCTTCGTGCTGCTTCCCCTGGCGGAAATTGCCCCCGATTGGCGAGATCCCGTCACTGGAAAAACTATCCTTCAGCTATTGGGTCAATTGGGATTGGCGGAGTAG